The Bacteroidota bacterium genome includes a region encoding these proteins:
- a CDS encoding pantoate--beta-alanine ligase, which yields MIIFTKISQINKFLTAIAQKGSSIGFVPTMGALHEGHLTLIRKANEENDVSVCSIFVNPTQFNNPEDLKKYPRLIEKDILLLEKSGCNVLFYPNADEMYGKDEGLLNVDLLGIDKRLEGEHRPGHFNGVATIVKKLFDAVAPHKAYFGQKDYQQVLVVKTMVKQLNVPVEIVAVPTVREESGLAMSSRNLRLTDEERENAAEIYRVLVWAKEHLSKLEAVEIEKVGGERLAKIPGAEVEYFELADGETLAPLVEYKTGQKVVALTAVQVGAVRLIDNMEIA from the coding sequence GTGATTATCTTTACTAAAATATCTCAAATCAATAAATTTTTAACCGCTATCGCGCAAAAAGGCAGCAGTATTGGCTTTGTTCCTACCATGGGTGCTTTGCACGAGGGGCATCTTACATTAATCAGAAAGGCTAACGAAGAAAATGATGTTTCAGTATGCAGCATTTTTGTTAACCCTACGCAGTTTAATAACCCCGAAGACCTTAAAAAGTATCCCCGCCTGATTGAAAAAGACATTTTGCTGCTTGAAAAGAGCGGCTGCAATGTGCTTTTTTATCCCAATGCCGACGAGATGTACGGAAAAGACGAGGGCCTGCTAAACGTAGATTTATTGGGTATTGATAAACGACTGGAGGGTGAACACCGCCCTGGCCACTTTAACGGTGTAGCAACTATTGTTAAAAAGCTGTTTGATGCGGTAGCACCCCACAAAGCGTACTTTGGGCAAAAGGATTATCAGCAGGTGTTGGTGGTGAAAACGATGGTGAAACAACTGAATGTGCCTGTTGAGATAGTTGCCGTACCGACTGTGCGTGAAGAAAGCGGATTGGCTATGAGCTCACGGAATTTGAGGTTGACGGATGAGGAAAGAGAGAATGCTGCCGAAATATACAGGGTGTTGGTGTGGGCAAAAGAACACCTTAGCAAGCTGGAAGCCGTTGAGATTGAAAAAGTAGGAGGGGAGAGGCTGGCAAAAATTCCCGGAGCTGAGGTTGAATATTTTGAACTGGCGGACGGTGAAACCCTTGCCCCGCTGGTTGAATACAAAACGGGTCAAAAAGTAGTGGCGTTAACCGCCGTTCAGGTGGGTGCTGTGCGCCTTATCGATAATATGGAGATTGCCTAA
- a CDS encoding starch synthase has translation MGRKKVLFVSSEMSPFLTSTSSVSEIARLLPQAIQEKDNEIRVLVPRFGLINERRNRLHEVVRLSGINITIDDNDNPLIIKVASLPDAKMQVYFLDNEEYFHRKALYHNEENQFFPDNDERTIFFCKGALETVKKLGWAPDIIHCQGWMTSLIPLYLKTIYKNEPVFKNSKVIYSIFEKEFQENLGEDFARKASLNNIEPEQMACYDNGSCNGLYLGAITHADAVVRAGGNIDPEVESTISKLERPVLTHDDDQQYADNYLRFYDEILSSNN, from the coding sequence ATGGGAAGAAAAAAAGTTCTGTTCGTTTCATCAGAAATGAGCCCTTTTCTGACAAGCACATCATCAGTCTCAGAAATTGCACGCCTGCTTCCACAAGCCATTCAAGAAAAAGACAACGAAATTAGGGTTCTTGTCCCTCGTTTTGGCTTGATTAATGAGCGCCGCAACCGCTTGCACGAGGTAGTACGCCTCTCGGGCATCAACATCACCATCGACGATAACGACAACCCGTTGATTATCAAGGTAGCTTCACTACCCGATGCCAAAATGCAAGTGTATTTTCTAGACAACGAAGAGTACTTTCACCGCAAAGCGCTTTATCATAACGAGGAAAACCAGTTTTTCCCTGATAACGATGAGCGCACCATCTTTTTTTGCAAAGGTGCACTTGAAACCGTTAAAAAATTAGGTTGGGCACCCGACATTATTCACTGCCAAGGCTGGATGACCAGTCTTATCCCTCTTTACCTGAAAACCATTTACAAAAACGAGCCTGTATTTAAAAACTCAAAAGTTATTTACAGCATTTTTGAAAAAGAGTTTCAGGAAAACCTAGGCGAAGATTTCGCCCGCAAAGCTAGCCTTAACAATATTGAACCTGAGCAAATGGCCTGTTATGATAACGGCTCTTGCAACGGCCTATACCTTGGTGCCATTACACACGCGGACGCTGTAGTTAGGGCCGGAGGAAATATTGACCCAGAGGTGGAAAGCACCATTAGTAAGTTGGAGCGCCCCGTGCTAACCCACGACGACGACCAACAATATGCAGACAATTATTTACGTTTCTACGACGAAATATTATCAAGTAACAATTAA
- a CDS encoding DUF4270 domain-containing protein — translation MKKTGFYWGVAALICATTLFSCKSDDEKLGLNTGTSPEVMVIDTFTLFTRTLPEDSFATSNLSLQILGALNSTVYGKSTAGIAVNFTLPSSSNFTFPAGSTIDSVFIVMSYSGEDNFQGNPNTPITLNAYEVSEVLSPDSQYYSRRNISYNPAPIGTLSTKLNVKDSVSITFNGTTTKEGPQLRLKLNNASFGTKIINGAAANFATNTAFQDFIRGIRVEADNSTLPQDDGAAAYMNLTSGISGIRVYYNDTQQVLFPINKDNSAFANLFNHNFAGTSAQTQFTVGANYDECYLQSMAGTRVLIQIPGLDNFAKDSRYAIVGANLTVSSNALGIGAGFDAPTRLLLLFRDSTDEVSLVADAISEADLFDGKYNSDRQQYTFNIPRHLQYVVNENRNHGINYNKGFYLRIPSDNPITAGHLTLDTRKGIERGIKLRLHVIKVR, via the coding sequence TTGAAAAAAACAGGATTTTATTGGGGGGTGGCGGCGCTCATCTGCGCCACCACCCTTTTTTCGTGCAAAAGCGACGATGAAAAATTAGGGCTTAATACGGGAACCAGCCCAGAGGTAATGGTTATTGATACCTTTACGCTTTTTACGCGCACCTTACCCGAAGATTCATTTGCCACCAGCAATCTTTCGTTGCAAATTTTGGGAGCACTTAACAGCACTGTGTACGGAAAATCTACCGCCGGCATTGCTGTAAACTTCACGCTTCCTTCATCAAGCAACTTTACGTTTCCGGCAGGCAGCACTATCGACTCTGTGTTTATAGTGATGTCTTATTCAGGCGAGGATAATTTTCAAGGTAACCCAAACACCCCCATCACCCTTAATGCTTACGAGGTGAGCGAGGTTTTGAGCCCAGACTCTCAATACTATTCGCGACGAAATATTTCTTATAATCCTGCTCCCATCGGCACACTTTCTACCAAGTTAAATGTTAAAGACAGTGTGAGCATTACTTTTAACGGAACTACAACCAAAGAAGGGCCTCAACTGCGTTTGAAGTTGAACAATGCTTCTTTTGGAACTAAAATTATAAACGGTGCGGCTGCAAACTTTGCTACCAATACCGCTTTTCAAGACTTTATCAGGGGAATACGAGTAGAGGCTGATAACAGCACATTGCCGCAAGACGACGGTGCTGCTGCTTATATGAACCTTACTTCGGGCATCTCGGGCATACGTGTGTACTACAACGATACCCAGCAGGTGTTGTTCCCTATAAATAAAGACAACTCAGCATTTGCCAACTTATTTAACCATAACTTTGCAGGTACTAGTGCCCAAACACAGTTTACCGTGGGCGCTAATTACGACGAGTGTTACTTGCAATCGATGGCAGGAACCCGTGTTTTAATACAAATTCCGGGGCTTGATAATTTTGCAAAAGACAGCAGGTATGCGATTGTTGGAGCAAATTTAACCGTTTCGTCAAATGCGTTAGGAATTGGCGCGGGTTTTGATGCACCAACACGACTGTTGTTACTATTTAGAGACTCAACCGATGAAGTATCGCTGGTAGCAGATGCAATTAGTGAGGCAGATTTGTTTGACGGAAAATACAATAGCGACAGGCAGCAGTACACCTTTAATATCCCTAGACACCTGCAATACGTGGTAAACGAAAACCGCAACCACGGTATAAACTATAACAAGGGTTTTTATTTGAGGATACCTTCAGATAATCCTATTACCGCAGGCCATCTTACACTGGATACCCGCAAGGGTATTGAGAGGGGCATAAAGCTAAGGCTGCATGTAATAAAAGTACGATAA